Genomic segment of Xanthobacter dioxanivorans:
GGCCCTCGCGAGCGCCAAGGCGGAGCTGGAGGCGGCCCATGGCGTGACGGTGGCCATCTATCCGGTGGACCTGTCCTCGACCGCGGCCATGGAGCAACTGGTGGCCGACGCGGGCGACGTGGACATCCTCGTCAACAATGCCGGCGACATCCCCGCCGGCTCGCTGGACGTGGTGGACGACGCCGCCTGGCGCCGGGGCTTCGACCTGAAGGTCTTCGGCTACATCACCCTGTCGCGCGCCTATTACGGGCGCATGCGCGGCAAGGACGGGGTCATCATCAACGTCATCGGCAATTCCGGCGAGAACTGGGACGCGAGCTACATCGCCGGCTCCACCGGCAATGCCGCGCTCATGAGCTTCACCAAGGCGCTGGGCGGCGCGAGCCTGAACGAGGGCGTGCGCGTGGTGGGGGTCAATCCCGGCCCGGTGGCCACCGATCGCATGCTGAAGATCATGAAGCGCAAGGCCATCGACATGCTCGGCGCGGAAGAGCGCTGGGAGGAATTGTTCGAGAAGTATCCCGGCAAGCGCCCCGCCACCGCCGAGGAAGTGGCCGACCTCGTCGCCTTCCTCGCCTCGCCGCGCGCCGGCTACATCACCGGCACGAACGTGACCATCGACGGCGGCATCTCTGCCCGCGGCTCGGTCATCTGACGCGTTTTCCATCCGGCGCCCGCGGCCCCGCGGGCACCGGAGGACGCCCCTTTTCCAAGGACCCCTTCATGTCCGCTGCCCGGCTGCGCAATCGCTATTTCGACGAGCTGTTCAACAACCCCCGCCTCATGTGGCTGGGGCAGAACACCAACCACATTCCCGCTCATCCGGCGGTGGAGGAGGCCATGGTCGCCTCCATCCGCGCCCACGAGTTCAACGCCTATGCCCCGCCCATGGGCTTCGAGGCCCTGCGCGCCGCCATCGTCGCCGACCTCGGCACGCCGGGGGCGGAGGCGCTGGTGACCGAGGGCGGCGTCAACGCCCTGGCCCTGGTCTGCCGCGCGTATTGCCGGCCGGGCACCACCTTCGTCACCACCGACCCGACCTGGAAGTGGCCGTGCCTGTTCGCCACCCAGATGGGCGCGCAGGTGATCGAGATCCCCATCTACGATCCGGCGGTGAACTACCGCCTCACCCCGCAGGCGCTGAAGGCCCACGTGGATGAGCGCACCGCCGTCATCTACCTCGTGGACCCCAACAACCCGCTCGGTATCCGCTACACCCGCGAGGAGATCGAGGCGTTCTGCGCCATCGCCCGCGACTGCGGCGCGCTGCTGGTGCACGACTGCACCTACCGCGATTTCGCCGACGGGCATTATCCCGCCTTGCTGGCGGCGCCGGAGGGGGCGCTGGTGTCGCTCTCCTTCTCCAAGTGGCTGGGGCTTGCCGGCCTGCGCATCGGCGCGCTGGTGGGCGCGCCGGGGCTTTTGGACGAATGCGCGGCGCGCGCCACCTCGGTGCTCGGCGCCAGCGTCGTCGCCCAGCGGGCGGCGCAGGCCGGGCTGAAGGTGAAGGGCGAGTGGATGGGCACTGTCCGCGCCATCGACCGCGCCAACAAGGAGAAGATCCGCGTCGCCGCCCAGGCCATCGAGGGATTGAGCCTGCCGGTCTACCCCTCCCACGGCAACTTCCTGGTCATCGAGACTGAGGCCGCCGGCATCCGCCCCGAGGCACTGGTGGAGGCCGCCCGCCGCAAGGACATCATGATCCGCCAGGGCACCTACCACACCGCCCGCTTCGGCGATCGCTTCATCAAGGTGTCCACCTCGGTGCCGCCGGACTGGGCCGACCGCTTCGTCGAGCTTCTGCCGGCGCTGGTGGCCGAGGCGCGCACGCTGAACGACGTGCCCGCCCAGTTCTGAAGTCGGGTGTATTGCGGACCGTCATCCCCCCGGTTTTCAGCCGTCATGCCCCGGCTTGTCTGGGGCATCCACCGGGCCGCTCCGTGGATCCCCGGACAAGCCGGGGGGTGGCGATGCGAGTGAAATCGAAAGTGCAGGCCAAACGCCAATTCGTCACAGCTTCAGGACCATTGCCATGACCTATGCCGACCTCACCGCCACCCACGCCGTCGCCGCCAAGGATGGCGTGCGCCTGTACGTGGAGGAGGCGGGGCAGGGCACGCCCATCCTCTTCATCCACGAGTTCGGCGGCAACCATGCGAGCTGGGAGCCGCAGATGCGGTTCTTCGCCCGTCGCCACCGCTGCATCACCTACGCCGCGCGCGGCTACGCCCCCTCCGACATCCCCACCGACGTGGAGGCCTATTCCCAGGCCATCGCGGCGGACGACGCGGTGGCGGTGCTGGATGCCCTCGGCATCGAGAAGGCCCATGTGGTCGGCCTCTCCATGGGCGGCTTCTGCACCGTGCATTTCGGGCTGAGGACCCCCGAGCGCGCCCTCTCGCTCACCGTCGCCGGCGCGGGGTATGGTTGCGAGAAGGTGTTCGAGGACTATTTCCGCGGCGTCTCGCTCCAGGTGGCGGAGAATTTCGAGAAGATCGGCGCCCGGGAATTCTCCAGGATCTATGCGCTGGGCGCGAGCCGGGTGCAGTTCGAGACCAAGGATCCGCGCGGCTGGCGCGAGTTCGCCGACCGCCTTGCCACCCATTCGGACACCGGCGCGGCCCTCACCATGCGCGGCGTGCAGGCGCGCCGGCCGTCCTTCTGGGACCTGGAGGAGGAGCTGAAGGCGATGGCCGTCCCCACCCTCGTCATGGTGGGCGACGAGGACGACCACTGCCTGCAGCCCGGCATCTTCCTGAAGAAGACCATCCCCGCCTGCGGCCTCTCGGTGTTCCCCAAGGCCGGGCACACGCTGAACCTGGAGGAGCCGGCCCTGTTCAACGCCCAGCTCGCCGAGTTCATCGCCCAGGTGGAGGCCGGAAAGTGGCTGCCGCGCGACCCGCGCGCCAGTCCCGGCCAGATCATGCGCACCGCATGAGGAACGATGGCCGCGCGCCGGGGCATGATGCATGCATGCGGCGGGTCCGCACGCGATGTGCCGAACGTTGCGCCAGCGGCACGGTGGGGATGCCCGGCACACGGCCGGGCAAATGGCGGGGCGTGACGGTGGTGCGAGAAGAAGGCGCATGTTCCCATGGTTGACACACACCTGCCCCGCATCGATCCCGATCGCCTCTGGCGCCGGCTCATGGCGCTGGCGGAGATCGGCGCCCTGTCCGGGGGCGGCGTCGACCGGCAGGCGCTGAGCGAGGGCGAGATCGACGCCTGGCGGCTCGTCGTCGGCTGGGCGGAGTCGGAGGGGCTGGAGCCGTCCTGCGATGCCGCCGGCAACCTGTTCCTGACCCTTCCGGGGGCGGACCGGACCCTCCCGCCGGTGATCGCCGGCAGCCACCTCGACACCCAGCCCACCGGCGGAAAATATGACGGCGCCGCCGGCGTGCTGGCCGCTTTCGAGGCGGCCGTGACCCTGAAGGCCGCGGGCCTGCCGCGCCGGCGCGACCTGGCGGTGGTAGCCTGGATGAACGAGGAGGGCTCGCGCTTCGCCCCCGGCATGATGGGCTCGGAGGTCTTTGCCGGCGTGCGCGGCCTCGACGACATCCGCGCGGTGAAGGACGCGCGGGGCGTGAGCGTCGCCTCTGCCCTCGACGCGCTCCACGCCGCCTTCCCCGAGCTGGCGCCCCGGCCGCCGGGCTTTCCGGCCGCGGCCTATCTCGAACTGCACATCGAGCAGGGGCCGCTGCTGGAAGCGGCCGGCAGGGTCGTCGGCGTGGTCACCGGCATCCAGGGCAAGAAGACCTGGGAGGTGGTGCTGGAGGGCACGCCGGGCCATGCCGGTACCCTGCCCATGGCGGAGCGGCGCGATGCGCTGGCCGCCTTCACCCGCATGGCGCACCGGCTCTATCCCGAGATCGGCGGGCATGACGGGGCCGTGATGTTCACCATCGGCCGGCTGATGGTGGAGCCCAACGCCCCCTCGGTGGTGCCGGCGCGCGTCACCTTCCGCGTCGACCTGCGGCACCCGCGCGGCGCCGACCTCGACCGTCTCGGGGAGCGCTTCGAGGCCATCTGCGCCGCCGAGGCGGCGCCCTGCGGCCTCACCCTCACCCGCCTCGTGGACGCGCCGCCCAACGATTTCGATGCCGGCCTGATGGCCCGCATCGCCGCCGCCGCCACCCGGCGCGGCGTGGCGTCCATGCCCATCCTGTCGGCCGCCGGGCACGATGCGCGCCATCTGGCCAAGGTGTGCCCGAGCGCCATGATCTTCATTCCCTGCCGCGACGGCGTCTCCCACGCCGAGAACGAACATGCCGAGCCCGCCCACCTCGCCGCCGGCACCCAGGTGCTGGCCGACGCGCTCGCCGGGCTCCTCGCCGCCCAGGACCTCGCCACGCTGGACCTTGCCGCCCAGGACCTTGCCGCCCAGGAGCTCGCACCATGAGCAACGCCGCCGCCAAAGCCTTCGCAAAGCCCGACATGGCCGACCTGCCGGCCCAGCTCGCCGCCGCCCCGGCCTCCGCGGCCGAGGCGCGGGCGCGGTTCTTCAATTCCGGCAACGCCTTCAACATCAAGCTGCCGCCGGTGCCGGGCGGCCTGTTCACGGCTGAGCCGGCGCGGGCGCTGTTGGCCGATGCGTCCACCGGCTTCATCGCCTGCGACCAGTCGGCGGCCCTCGGCTGCGCCTTCCCCGCCACGACCCCGCTGATGCTCGCCCGCTACGCGGTGGTGGCGCCGGGCGGGCGGCTGGCGGTGGATTTTTGCGCCACCGGCTCCATCTGGTACGTCATCGCCGGGGCGGGGCAGGCCGATTGCGCCGGCGAGCGCCTCGCCTTCGGCCCGGGCGACGTGTTGCTGCTGCCCGGCGCGCCGGCGGAGATCCGCGCCGGCGCCGGCCGGGTGGTGCTGTGGGTGGTCACCAACGAGCCGCAGCTCGCCCTCGACGGCGACCTGCCGCCCGACGCCGCGCACCGCCCGGTGGCGCCGGTGCATTATCCCGCCGCCGAGATCGCCCGGCAGGTGGAGATCATCTACGACCACGCGCAGAACGCCGAGACCTCCGGTATCGCGCTGATCTTCTCCTGCGACACCCAGGCGGCGGCGCGCAACATCCTGCCCAGCCTGACCCTGTCGCTGAACACGCTGCCGGCGGGCGAGCACCAGCGGGCGCACCGGCACAATTCGGCGGCCATCACCCTGGTGGTGCAGGGGGAGGGCTGCCATTCCCTCGTGGACGGCGCGCGCTGCCCCTGGTCGCCGTGGGCGACGCTGGTGACGCCGCCCGGCGCCCCCCATTCCCACCACAATGGGGGCGGGGAACGGGCGCTGTTCCTCATCGTGCAGGACGGCGGGCTGCACTACCACGCCCGCACCATGGGCTTTTCCTTCCTGGCGTGAGCCGGCGCGCCGGCCTGTCCTTCCGGCACGTCGCGGAGCTGGCGCAGAATCAGGCAGAATGGAACGCGGCGGGCACCGCGCGCCATCTTCGTACGCTTTCCAAGGGGCGGGAATGCTGCCTGTGTCACGCTTGGCCGGACCGATCCGGCATCTGATGTTCGCCTGCGCCCTTGCCCTGGCGGCGTCGGCAGGGTCCCTCGCGCTGGCGGCGGGACAGGTGGCGGATCCGCTGCCTTCGTGGAACGAGGGGCCGCGCAAGGCCGCCATCCTCGCCTTCGTCAGGGCCACCACCGATCCGGCGGGGCCGGACTTCGTGCCGCCCTCCGACCGCATCGCCACTTTCGACCAGGACGGCACGCTCTGGGTGGAGAAGCCGGTCTACACCGAGGTGGCCTTCGCCGCGAGCCGGGTGCACGACCTCGCCGGGGGCAATCCGGGCCTGCATGTGGAGGAGCCCTTCCGCACCGCCATCGCCGGCGACGAGGCGGCGATGGGCCGGATGTCCTACGAGCAGCTCAAGCAGATCGTGCTCATGGCCATGACCGGCCTGCCGGTGGACCAGTTCCGCGCCGAGGTGGCGCGCTGGATCGCCACGTCGAAGAACCCGGTCCTCAACCGCCCGCGCACCGCGCTCGCCTACGCGCCCATGAAGGAGGTGCTGGCCTATTTCAGGGCCAACGGCTTCCGCACCTACATCGTCACCGGCGGCGGCCAGGACTTCGTGCGCACCTATTCCGAGCAGGTCTACGGCATCCCGCCCGAGCAGGTGGTGGGCACGGCGGATGCGGTGAATTTCGGCTACGACGCCTCCGGCAGCCCGGTGCTGACGCTGGAGCCCAGCCTGCTGCTGGAGGACATCTTCGGCGGCAAGCCGGAGGGCATCCACCTGGTCATCGGCAAGCGGCCCCAGGCCGCGTTCGGCAATTCCACCGGCGACCGCCAGATGCTGGAATATGCCAGGGCCGGCACCGGCGCGCGGCTGGCCATGCTGGTGCTCCACGACGACGCGGTGCGCGAGTTCGCCTACGGCCCCGCCCTCGGGCTGCCCGCCTCGGAGGTGGGGACCTTCACCCAGGGCCTTTATGACGAGGCGAAGGCCAAAGGCTGGCACGTCATCAGCATGAAGGACGACTGGAGGCGCGTCTTCGCCTTCGAGCCGCCGGCGCGGTAGCCGGCCGCCGCAGCACCGATTGCCGCATGAAAGACCGCCCCCGTCCTGCGTTTGGGGGATGCGGGGGGCGGCCGGACCGGTGAAATATGCCCCCGCGCTGCACGAGACCTCCCGGGCCGCGCCGGCCGGGCCGCCTATCCCCCGCAATGGCGGCCCGGCCGGGTTTTTTCAAAGCCGGGCCGGCGCTATGCGCCCGGCCGCTCCTCGTCTAAAACCTCGTATCCAAGGACGCGCCGGCGCGAGACCCTGCTTGCGCGTGCGCCCCTGCCGCGCGGGCCCTGTGCCGCGTGCGCCGGCGAGGCGGGGAGACCACCGTGCGGGACGAATGGGCGCGCATCATGGGGCGGTGGGCGCCCGGCCTTGCGGCCCTCCTCGCCTATCGGCGGGTCGATCTGGGCCCCGACCTCAGGGCCGGGCTCGCGGTGGCGGCGGTCGCCATCCCGGTGGGCATCGCCTATTCCGAGCTGGCGGGCTTCCGGCCGGAGGTGGGGCTTTATTCCTGCGTTTTCCCGCTGCTGGCCTATGCCGTCTTCGGCTCCTCGCGCCAGCTCGTGCTGGGGCCGGATGCGGCGACCTGCGCGGTCATCGCCTCGGCCGTGGCGCCGCTGGCGGCGGGGGATGCCAGCGCCTATGCGGCACTCTCCGCCCAGCTGGCGCTGCTCACCGGCCTCATCTGCATCCTCGCCCGCTTCCTCCGCCTCGGCGTGATGGCGGACTTCCTGTCGAAGCCGATCCTGGTGGGGTTCCTGAACGGCATCGCCATCACCATCATCCTCGGCCAGCTCGGCAAGATCACCGCCATCGAGGCCCATGGCGCCCACCCGGTGCGCGCCGTCCTCGACCTCGCTTTGCGCCTCGGCGAGGCGCATCCGCCGACCCTGCTGGTGGCGCTCGGGGCGTTCGGCCTGATGCTGGCGGGCGGGCGCTGGCTGCCCGCCTTTCCGGCCGCGGTCCTCGCCATGGGCGGATGCGCGCTGGCGGTGT
This window contains:
- a CDS encoding alpha/beta fold hydrolase; translation: MTYADLTATHAVAAKDGVRLYVEEAGQGTPILFIHEFGGNHASWEPQMRFFARRHRCITYAARGYAPSDIPTDVEAYSQAIAADDAVAVLDALGIEKAHVVGLSMGGFCTVHFGLRTPERALSLTVAGAGYGCEKVFEDYFRGVSLQVAENFEKIGAREFSRIYALGASRVQFETKDPRGWREFADRLATHSDTGAALTMRGVQARRPSFWDLEEELKAMAVPTLVMVGDEDDHCLQPGIFLKKTIPACGLSVFPKAGHTLNLEEPALFNAQLAEFIAQVEAGKWLPRDPRASPGQIMRTA
- a CDS encoding Zn-dependent hydrolase; protein product: MVDTHLPRIDPDRLWRRLMALAEIGALSGGGVDRQALSEGEIDAWRLVVGWAESEGLEPSCDAAGNLFLTLPGADRTLPPVIAGSHLDTQPTGGKYDGAAGVLAAFEAAVTLKAAGLPRRRDLAVVAWMNEEGSRFAPGMMGSEVFAGVRGLDDIRAVKDARGVSVASALDALHAAFPELAPRPPGFPAAAYLELHIEQGPLLEAAGRVVGVVTGIQGKKTWEVVLEGTPGHAGTLPMAERRDALAAFTRMAHRLYPEIGGHDGAVMFTIGRLMVEPNAPSVVPARVTFRVDLRHPRGADLDRLGERFEAICAAEAAPCGLTLTRLVDAPPNDFDAGLMARIAAAATRRGVASMPILSAAGHDARHLAKVCPSAMIFIPCRDGVSHAENEHAEPAHLAAGTQVLADALAGLLAAQDLATLDLAAQDLAAQELAP
- a CDS encoding HAD family hydrolase; the encoded protein is MLPVSRLAGPIRHLMFACALALAASAGSLALAAGQVADPLPSWNEGPRKAAILAFVRATTDPAGPDFVPPSDRIATFDQDGTLWVEKPVYTEVAFAASRVHDLAGGNPGLHVEEPFRTAIAGDEAAMGRMSYEQLKQIVLMAMTGLPVDQFRAEVARWIATSKNPVLNRPRTALAYAPMKEVLAYFRANGFRTYIVTGGGQDFVRTYSEQVYGIPPEQVVGTADAVNFGYDASGSPVLTLEPSLLLEDIFGGKPEGIHLVIGKRPQAAFGNSTGDRQMLEYARAGTGARLAMLVLHDDAVREFAYGPALGLPASEVGTFTQGLYDEAKAKGWHVISMKDDWRRVFAFEPPAR
- a CDS encoding pyridoxal phosphate-dependent aminotransferase; translated protein: MSAARLRNRYFDELFNNPRLMWLGQNTNHIPAHPAVEEAMVASIRAHEFNAYAPPMGFEALRAAIVADLGTPGAEALVTEGGVNALALVCRAYCRPGTTFVTTDPTWKWPCLFATQMGAQVIEIPIYDPAVNYRLTPQALKAHVDERTAVIYLVDPNNPLGIRYTREEIEAFCAIARDCGALLVHDCTYRDFADGHYPALLAAPEGALVSLSFSKWLGLAGLRIGALVGAPGLLDECAARATSVLGASVVAQRAAQAGLKVKGEWMGTVRAIDRANKEKIRVAAQAIEGLSLPVYPSHGNFLVIETEAAGIRPEALVEAARRKDIMIRQGTYHTARFGDRFIKVSTSVPPDWADRFVELLPALVAEARTLNDVPAQF
- a CDS encoding cupin domain-containing protein, whose protein sequence is MSNAAAKAFAKPDMADLPAQLAAAPASAAEARARFFNSGNAFNIKLPPVPGGLFTAEPARALLADASTGFIACDQSAALGCAFPATTPLMLARYAVVAPGGRLAVDFCATGSIWYVIAGAGQADCAGERLAFGPGDVLLLPGAPAEIRAGAGRVVLWVVTNEPQLALDGDLPPDAAHRPVAPVHYPAAEIARQVEIIYDHAQNAETSGIALIFSCDTQAAARNILPSLTLSLNTLPAGEHQRAHRHNSAAITLVVQGEGCHSLVDGARCPWSPWATLVTPPGAPHSHHNGGGERALFLIVQDGGLHYHARTMGFSFLA
- a CDS encoding SDR family oxidoreductase — encoded protein: MNLDLTNKTALITGASKGIGLAVARVLAAEGCHLHLAARNGEALASAKAELEAAHGVTVAIYPVDLSSTAAMEQLVADAGDVDILVNNAGDIPAGSLDVVDDAAWRRGFDLKVFGYITLSRAYYGRMRGKDGVIINVIGNSGENWDASYIAGSTGNAALMSFTKALGGASLNEGVRVVGVNPGPVATDRMLKIMKRKAIDMLGAEERWEELFEKYPGKRPATAEEVADLVAFLASPRAGYITGTNVTIDGGISARGSVI